From a region of the Desulfovibrio desulfuricans genome:
- the murJ gene encoding murein biosynthesis integral membrane protein MurJ, which yields MALLSAQQRMGAAALILAASTVLSRLMGLARDKIISWQFGAGGESDMYFAAFVVPDIINYLLAGGFMSITIIPLLTRRFQEDEADAWRFFSCVFCWMAAASTLLTLGGMALAPWLAQVVAPGFRPEQWARLAFFMRIILPAQIFFLCGACVTALLFMRRQFRVPALAPLIYNGAIIAVGLLLPWLATTQTAQAALPAGLLAHMDGMTGYCVGVTLGAALGTFVLPLRVAAQQGLRLHMEWRHPLMGKFLLTALPLMLGQTIMMLDEQFLRVFGSLAGDGAVSLLNYARRITQVPVGLVGQAAAVASYPFLVALLAQGDTERFNSTLRTALRASVALIIPCAFCMAATSWPILGVIFQGGRFSLADTLATLPLTRIMLAATPFWIIYMVLVRAYYAHGDTITPAVTGSIMTALCIPMYYWWAVPNGAWAIATLSGLSVSLYVLWLVGIWIRRHGSGAFTGLTGLAARVIFCSLPATAAGWWVSEVCMRSFTLSPILKACVVLMLGSCAFAALFLPLAWQTAPEALEPVLQRLRRKRGTA from the coding sequence ATGGCCTTGCTTTCCGCACAGCAGCGTATGGGCGCAGCCGCGCTCATACTGGCGGCCAGCACTGTTCTTTCGCGCCTCATGGGCCTTGCGCGCGACAAGATCATTTCTTGGCAGTTCGGCGCAGGCGGCGAATCCGATATGTATTTCGCCGCCTTTGTGGTTCCGGACATCATCAATTATCTGCTGGCTGGCGGCTTTATGTCCATCACCATCATCCCCCTGCTGACCCGCAGGTTTCAGGAGGATGAGGCGGATGCATGGCGCTTTTTTTCCTGCGTTTTCTGCTGGATGGCGGCTGCCTCCACCCTGCTGACTCTTGGCGGCATGGCCCTTGCGCCCTGGCTGGCGCAGGTGGTGGCCCCCGGCTTCAGGCCGGAGCAGTGGGCGCGGCTGGCCTTTTTTATGCGCATCATCCTGCCCGCACAGATTTTCTTTTTGTGCGGGGCATGCGTCACGGCCCTGCTGTTCATGCGGCGTCAGTTCCGCGTTCCGGCGCTGGCCCCGCTGATCTATAACGGGGCCATCATTGCCGTGGGTCTGCTGCTGCCCTGGCTGGCAACCACGCAGACTGCGCAGGCCGCTCTGCCTGCAGGCCTGCTGGCCCACATGGACGGCATGACCGGCTATTGCGTGGGCGTGACCCTTGGCGCGGCCCTTGGCACCTTTGTGCTGCCCCTGCGGGTGGCGGCCCAGCAGGGTCTGCGCCTGCATATGGAATGGCGGCACCCCCTCATGGGCAAATTCCTGCTCACGGCCCTGCCCCTCATGCTGGGACAGACCATCATGATGCTGGATGAGCAGTTTTTGCGGGTCTTCGGCAGTCTGGCGGGCGATGGCGCGGTGAGCCTGCTCAACTACGCGCGGCGCATAACCCAGGTTCCTGTGGGGCTGGTAGGTCAGGCCGCCGCTGTGGCGTCCTATCCCTTTTTGGTGGCGCTGCTGGCGCAGGGCGACACCGAACGCTTCAACTCCACCCTGCGCACGGCCCTGCGGGCCAGCGTTGCCCTCATCATTCCTTGCGCGTTCTGCATGGCGGCCACAAGCTGGCCCATCTTGGGCGTCATTTTTCAGGGCGGGCGCTTCAGCCTCGCAGACACGCTGGCTACCCTGCCGCTCACGCGCATCATGCTGGCCGCCACGCCCTTCTGGATTATCTACATGGTTCTGGTGCGCGCCTACTACGCCCACGGCGACACCATTACCCCGGCTGTGACCGGCAGCATCATGACGGCGCTGTGCATACCCATGTATTACTGGTGGGCTGTTCCCAACGGGGCGTGGGCCATCGCGACTCTTTCGGGCCTGAGCGTGAGCCTGTACGTGCTCTGGCTGGTGGGCATATGGATTCGCCGCCACGGCAGCGGGGCCTTTACGGGCCTGACCGGGTTGGCAGCACGGGTGATATTTTGCAGCTTGCCCGCCACGGCGGCGGGCTGGTGGGTCTCCGAGGTCTGCATGCGCTCGTTTACGCTATCCCCCATCCTCAAAGCCTGCGTGGTGCTGATGCTGGGCAGTTGCGCCTTTGCGGCCCTGTTTCTGCCCCTTGCATGGCAGACCGCGCCCGAGGCTTTGGAGCCAGTACTGCAAAGGCTTCGCCGCAAGCGCGGCACAGCCTGA
- the rnr gene encoding ribonuclease R — MKKKKSQRGAPGASAHTPGFPSREELLEAFSAQSRPMRVDGLLRVLGLARRAKGDLEAALTTLAEQGRLLRLRGGLWARPEALKHITGRFSSLRDGGGFVTPMRPVAEGENNRDSQLEFTGARDVYIPAALTGEAWHQDIVRVALSPGASRGPSPEGRIVEVVERGLKEIPAHAAHRTGHTLFCRPADARLSVNFSVELAAGETPPEPGTLVLLAPVQRLASDLWTARIVGDYGREDDVAVQEELVKLNHEVPRDFPAGVLAEAQHLPSGPTPEDMHDREDVRALPLVTIDGADARDFDDAVEVEDRPGGGWLLRVAIADVSHYVRPRGNGSTGALDAEALSRGNSWYFPKSVEPMLPEALSNGLCSLRPDEDRLAMLAEIPFSPQGKPGKPRFAQVVMRSAARLTYDQVKACMLDNDAAALAALRQNPRGEEVISMLQRAFALYAALRDARRQRGSLDFDLPEADSRLDEAGRVVWIGHRQRHDAHRLIEEFMIAANEAVARHLRDVGMPFLYRVHPLPDPERLESLFDTLAGVGMEDLPPRPDAAAMQGILARVQGTDQEFLVNRLCLRAMPQARYQPFNEGHFGLASQAYCHFTSPIRRYADLLTHRALKTALGIGVGALPAGQKLLRISDQINRRERAAMTCEREMDRRMGCLALLPRVGEHFKGMVAGVTDFGIFVELADMPVEGMIRIDDLGDDWYDFAPRTMSLVGQRSGVMWRMGQSLEVALAEVNLGRLEIRLMPLELPKAAQGNWRGRGKTSRKPAHKGGAKPGRTSRPGGSRSGWKITSPGDESSKSGGKGGAKGKARRSEGGAKRGPKAGGQGKGGSGGSGARGRSAGNGSKKRGR, encoded by the coding sequence ATGAAAAAGAAAAAATCCCAACGCGGAGCGCCCGGCGCTTCCGCCCATACCCCCGGCTTTCCCTCACGCGAGGAACTGCTGGAGGCCTTTTCCGCCCAGTCGCGCCCCATGCGCGTGGACGGTCTTTTACGTGTGCTGGGCCTTGCCCGCCGCGCCAAGGGCGACCTTGAAGCCGCGCTGACAACGCTGGCCGAGCAGGGCCGCCTGTTGCGCTTGCGAGGCGGCCTCTGGGCGCGCCCCGAAGCCCTCAAGCACATTACGGGCCGTTTCAGTTCGCTGCGCGACGGCGGGGGCTTTGTTACGCCCATGCGCCCGGTTGCCGAGGGCGAAAACAACCGTGACAGCCAGCTGGAATTTACCGGCGCGCGCGATGTGTATATCCCCGCTGCGCTGACCGGCGAAGCCTGGCATCAGGATATCGTGCGCGTGGCTCTCTCCCCCGGCGCATCGCGCGGCCCATCCCCAGAAGGTCGCATTGTTGAAGTTGTGGAGCGCGGCCTCAAGGAAATCCCCGCCCATGCCGCCCACCGCACAGGGCATACACTTTTTTGCCGTCCGGCGGATGCGCGCCTCTCCGTAAATTTCAGCGTGGAGCTGGCTGCTGGCGAAACGCCCCCCGAGCCGGGCACTCTGGTATTGCTGGCCCCGGTGCAGCGCCTGGCCTCCGACCTGTGGACAGCCCGCATTGTGGGCGACTACGGGCGGGAGGACGATGTGGCAGTGCAGGAGGAACTGGTCAAACTCAACCACGAGGTTCCGCGCGACTTCCCTGCCGGGGTGCTGGCTGAAGCCCAGCACCTGCCCAGCGGCCCCACGCCTGAAGACATGCATGACCGCGAAGACGTGCGCGCCCTGCCGCTTGTGACCATTGACGGCGCGGACGCCCGCGATTTTGACGATGCCGTGGAGGTAGAAGACCGCCCCGGCGGCGGCTGGCTGCTGCGCGTGGCCATTGCCGATGTGAGCCACTACGTGCGCCCGCGCGGCAACGGCAGCACTGGCGCGCTGGATGCGGAGGCTCTCTCGCGCGGCAACTCCTGGTATTTCCCCAAGTCCGTGGAACCCATGCTGCCCGAGGCCCTTTCCAACGGCCTGTGCAGCCTGCGCCCGGATGAAGACCGCCTCGCCATGCTGGCGGAAATTCCATTTTCCCCGCAGGGCAAACCCGGCAAACCGCGCTTTGCGCAGGTGGTTATGCGTTCTGCGGCGCGGCTGACCTACGATCAGGTCAAGGCCTGCATGCTCGACAACGATGCTGCAGCCCTTGCCGCCCTGCGCCAAAACCCGCGCGGTGAAGAAGTCATCAGCATGCTGCAAAGGGCCTTTGCCCTGTATGCGGCCCTGCGCGATGCCCGCCGCCAGCGAGGCAGCCTTGATTTTGACCTGCCCGAGGCAGACAGCCGTCTGGACGAAGCCGGGCGCGTGGTCTGGATCGGACACCGTCAGCGGCACGATGCCCACCGCCTCATTGAGGAATTCATGATCGCGGCCAATGAGGCCGTAGCGCGCCACCTGCGTGATGTGGGCATGCCCTTTCTCTACCGCGTGCACCCCCTGCCCGACCCGGAACGGCTGGAAAGCCTTTTTGACACCCTCGCAGGCGTGGGTATGGAAGACCTGCCACCCCGCCCGGACGCCGCAGCCATGCAGGGCATTCTTGCCCGCGTGCAGGGTACTGATCAGGAATTTCTGGTCAACCGCCTCTGCCTGCGGGCCATGCCGCAGGCGCGCTATCAGCCTTTTAACGAAGGGCATTTTGGCCTTGCTTCGCAGGCCTACTGCCACTTTACCTCGCCCATCCGCCGCTATGCCGACCTGCTGACCCACCGGGCGCTCAAAACCGCGCTGGGCATCGGCGTGGGCGCGCTGCCCGCTGGGCAGAAGCTGCTGCGCATCAGCGACCAGATCAACAGACGCGAACGCGCGGCCATGACCTGCGAACGCGAAATGGACCGCCGCATGGGCTGCCTTGCCCTGCTGCCCCGCGTGGGCGAGCACTTCAAGGGCATGGTGGCAGGAGTCACGGATTTTGGCATTTTTGTGGAACTGGCCGACATGCCAGTGGAGGGCATGATCCGCATTGATGACCTCGGGGATGACTGGTACGACTTTGCCCCCCGCACCATGAGCCTTGTGGGCCAACGCTCCGGCGTCATGTGGCGCATGGGCCAGAGCCTTGAGGTCGCGCTGGCGGAAGTGAATCTGGGTCGGCTTGAAATCCGGCTCATGCCGCTGGAACTGCCCAAGGCCGCGCAGGGCAACTGGCGCGGCAGAGGCAAAACATCCCGCAAGCCAGCTCACAAAGGCGGCGCAAAACCGGGACGCACAAGCCGCCCCGGAGGTTCGCGCTCCGGCTGGAAGATCACCTCTCCCGGCGACGAGTCCAGCAAGAGCGGGGGCAAGGGTGGAGCAAAGGGCAAGGCCCGCCGCAGCGAGGGGGGGGCAAAGCGAGGCCCCAAGGCTGGAGGCCAGGGCAAGGGCGGTAGCGGCGGTTCTGGCGCGCGCGGGCGCAGCGCGGGCAACGGCAGCAAAAAGCGGGGCCGCTGA
- a CDS encoding Bax inhibitor-1/YccA family protein, with product MSYSRSVAQSSATSVASLYMRQVYQWMTAGLAVTTVVAYAVASSPAVQAAIFGNTIVLVLMLVAQFGLVIALSAAVHKMSGGTATGLFLLYSAVTGATLSSIFVVYPIASIANAFLVTTGTFLAMSVYGTVTKRDLTSMGSFLFMGLIGIIIASLVNIFLKSSMMDFIISCLGVLIFTGLTAYDTQKLRRFGENAPMEDGTAVRRGAILGALTLYLDFINLFLMMLRLFGGNRE from the coding sequence ATGTCATACAGCCGCAGTGTTGCTCAAAGCTCCGCTACCAGCGTTGCTTCCCTTTACATGCGTCAGGTTTATCAGTGGATGACGGCCGGTCTGGCGGTAACCACAGTTGTAGCCTACGCGGTTGCCAGTTCGCCTGCCGTGCAGGCGGCCATTTTTGGCAACACCATTGTGCTTGTTCTCATGCTGGTGGCCCAGTTCGGTCTTGTTATCGCCCTTTCGGCGGCGGTTCACAAAATGTCCGGCGGCACGGCCACGGGTCTGTTCCTGTTGTATTCCGCCGTCACGGGCGCGACGCTTTCGTCCATCTTTGTGGTCTACCCCATTGCGTCCATCGCCAACGCGTTTCTGGTAACCACCGGCACCTTCCTTGCCATGTCGGTCTACGGCACTGTCACCAAACGCGACCTCACGTCCATGGGCAGCTTTTTGTTCATGGGCCTCATAGGCATTATCATTGCCTCGCTGGTGAACATCTTCCTCAAGAGCAGCATGATGGACTTTATCATCAGTTGCCTTGGCGTGCTTATCTTCACCGGCCTGACCGCCTATGACACGCAGAAGCTGCGCCGGTTTGGCGAAAACGCCCCCATGGAAGACGGCACCGCCGTGCGCCGTGGCGCTATCCTTGGCGCGCTGACGCTCTACCTTGACTTCATCAACCTTTTCCTCATGATGCTGCGCCTGTTCGGCGGCAACCGCGAGTGA
- a CDS encoding peptidylprolyl isomerase, with translation MKSIRVFFRAVTLTLCFGAMLALAGQAQAADPDPAVKLETNLGDIVVRLDARKAPISTANFVQYVKSGFYDGTVFHRVIKNFMIQGGGFTPDLKQKSARASIRNEADNGLKNKKYTIAMARTSEPHSASSQFFINTKDNDFLDFKSQTPQGWGYAVFGKVIKGQEVVDKIAAVQTGKKGYYDDVPMESVIIKKAVIVE, from the coding sequence ATGAAATCAATTCGTGTTTTTTTTCGTGCTGTTACGCTGACTCTTTGCTTCGGTGCCATGCTTGCTCTGGCAGGGCAGGCCCAGGCTGCTGACCCTGATCCGGCTGTGAAGCTTGAAACCAACCTCGGCGACATCGTGGTGCGCCTTGATGCCCGCAAAGCGCCCATCAGCACGGCCAACTTTGTGCAGTACGTCAAATCCGGTTTTTATGACGGCACGGTGTTTCACCGCGTTATCAAGAACTTCATGATCCAGGGCGGCGGCTTCACCCCCGACCTGAAACAGAAGTCCGCCCGCGCCTCCATCCGCAACGAAGCGGACAACGGCCTCAAGAACAAAAAGTACACAATCGCCATGGCCCGCACCAGCGAACCGCATTCGGCATCTTCGCAGTTCTTTATCAACACCAAGGATAACGACTTCCTCGACTTCAAGAGCCAGACGCCGCAGGGCTGGGGCTATGCCGTATTTGGCAAGGTCATCAAGGGGCAGGAAGTGGTAGACAAGATCGCCGCCGTGCAGACCGGCAAAAAGGGCTACTACGACGACGTGCCTATGGAAAGCGTGATTATCAAGAAGGCCGTTATCGTGGAATAA
- a CDS encoding winged helix-turn-helix transcriptional regulator, protein MDTPDICPPVQGNYRCHFELTLQLIGGKWKLLVIYFLSLQEVIRFSQLRRSLPEISERMLVRQLRELEEDGLVHRKVYGTVPPRVDYSLTPLGVSLVPIMESLKAWGNMYEKSRSQTDPDHGDAKSAGSEL, encoded by the coding sequence ATGGACACTCCCGACATTTGCCCGCCCGTACAGGGCAATTACCGTTGCCATTTTGAACTGACCTTGCAGCTCATTGGGGGCAAGTGGAAATTACTGGTTATTTATTTTCTTTCATTGCAGGAAGTTATCCGTTTCAGCCAGTTGCGGCGATCCCTGCCGGAAATCAGCGAGCGCATGCTGGTACGCCAGTTGCGCGAACTGGAAGAAGACGGTCTTGTGCACCGCAAGGTCTACGGCACGGTGCCGCCGCGTGTGGATTATTCACTCACGCCGCTGGGCGTCTCGCTTGTGCCCATCATGGAATCGCTGAAAGCCTGGGGCAACATGTATGAAAAAAGCCGCAGTCAGACAGACCCTGACCACGGCGACGCCAAGAGCGCTGGCTCCGAGCTATAA
- a CDS encoding flavodoxin family protein, which yields MKVLAINGSPRKNGNTALLLHEALAPLSEAGWEVETVQLGGKKIQGCRGCEKCAELKNGRCVFDNDMLNELLQKMLAADAMILGTPCYFTDMSAELKALVDRAGFVAYVNGGLFQGKIGAAVVAAGRAGATHAYDSINHMFLMSKMLVPGSTYWNMGFGHAEGEAAKDAFALENMRHLGRAIDWLGKAVIPHMAEYPAA from the coding sequence ATGAAAGTACTGGCCATAAACGGAAGCCCCAGAAAAAACGGCAATACGGCTCTTTTGCTGCATGAAGCGCTTGCGCCTCTAAGCGAGGCTGGTTGGGAAGTGGAAACTGTGCAGTTGGGCGGCAAGAAGATTCAGGGCTGCCGCGGTTGCGAAAAATGTGCGGAGCTGAAAAACGGGCGCTGCGTTTTTGACAACGACATGCTCAACGAACTGCTGCAAAAAATGTTGGCGGCGGACGCCATGATCCTGGGTACGCCCTGTTATTTCACGGACATGTCTGCGGAGCTGAAAGCGCTGGTGGATAGGGCCGGATTTGTGGCCTATGTGAACGGCGGGTTATTTCAGGGCAAGATTGGCGCGGCAGTGGTGGCTGCCGGGCGGGCCGGGGCAACCCATGCCTATGACAGCATCAACCACATGTTCCTGATGTCCAAGATGCTGGTTCCCGGTTCAACATACTGGAACATGGGCTTCGGCCATGCGGAGGGGGAAGCGGCAAAGGACGCTTTTGCGCTGGAAAATATGCGGCATCTGGGCAGGGCCATTGACTGGCTGGGCAAGGCAGTAATCCCGCATATGGCGGAATATCCCGCCGCGTAA
- the ruvC gene encoding crossover junction endodeoxyribonuclease RuvC, with the protein MQSVTVIGIDPGSQRTGWGVVREVSGVLQLVDCGVVRTASAGKEFSDRLARIYHELSGVLARLKPEEAAIEQVFTAKNAASALKLGQARGVAVAACAAHGLTISDYEPTLVKKSLVGTGRAEKEQVAFMVQRLLNVKNANWALDTSDALAVAVCHLTVRRFAAMAGK; encoded by the coding sequence ATGCAGTCTGTAACAGTCATCGGCATCGACCCCGGCTCCCAACGCACGGGCTGGGGCGTGGTGCGCGAGGTTTCGGGCGTGCTGCAACTGGTGGACTGCGGCGTTGTGCGCACGGCCTCGGCAGGAAAGGAATTTTCTGACCGCCTCGCCCGCATCTACCATGAACTTTCGGGAGTTTTGGCCCGCCTCAAGCCGGAAGAAGCCGCCATCGAGCAGGTCTTTACCGCCAAGAACGCGGCTTCGGCCCTCAAGCTTGGTCAGGCGAGGGGCGTTGCCGTGGCCGCCTGCGCGGCGCACGGCCTCACCATCAGCGATTATGAACCGACCCTTGTCAAAAAATCCCTTGTGGGAACGGGCCGGGCAGAGAAGGAGCAGGTGGCCTTTATGGTGCAACGCCTGCTCAACGTCAAAAACGCCAACTGGGCGCTGGATACCTCCGACGCGCTGGCAGTGGCCGTATGCCACCTGACCGTGCGCCGCTTTGCGGCCATGGCGGGCAAGTAG
- a CDS encoding MlaE family ABC transporter permease, whose product MTATETFGDFLRKIGRPCLNGIDALGNTALFMLEGLAQIFASPKIFPRTMQQLFVIGSKSLFLIMLIGVFCGMVLGLQGYYTLVKFGSVGMLGSAVSLTLIRELGPVLTAIMLTGRAGSSMTAEIGVMRITDQIDALDVMDINSMGYLVSPRLLASLIAFPLLTAVFDVIGIIGGYLTGVLMLGINEGAYFYRITSSVTATDVNGGFIKAVLFGLLVTTICCRQGYYTNKRRDSVGPEAVGNATTSAVVISCVLILAADYIVTSFLL is encoded by the coding sequence ATGACCGCAACCGAAACTTTCGGCGATTTTCTGCGCAAGATAGGCCGCCCCTGCCTGAACGGCATAGACGCTCTTGGCAACACGGCACTGTTCATGCTTGAAGGTCTGGCCCAGATATTCGCCAGCCCCAAGATTTTTCCGCGCACCATGCAGCAGCTCTTTGTCATCGGCTCCAAGTCGCTGTTTCTTATCATGCTGATCGGCGTGTTCTGCGGCATGGTGCTGGGGCTTCAGGGCTACTACACTCTGGTGAAGTTCGGCTCGGTGGGCATGCTCGGCTCTGCCGTGTCGCTCACCCTGATCCGCGAGCTTGGGCCGGTGCTCACGGCCATCATGCTCACGGGCCGGGCCGGGTCTTCCATGACGGCAGAAATCGGCGTCATGCGCATTACCGACCAGATTGACGCCCTGGACGTCATGGATATCAATTCCATGGGCTATCTGGTCAGCCCGCGCCTGCTGGCATCGCTCATCGCCTTTCCGCTGCTGACGGCGGTATTTGACGTTATCGGCATCATCGGCGGCTATCTCACGGGCGTGCTCATGCTGGGCATCAACGAGGGCGCGTATTTTTACCGCATCACAAGCTCGGTGACGGCAACGGATGTGAACGGCGGTTTCATCAAGGCCGTGCTCTTTGGCCTGCTTGTGACCACCATCTGCTGCCGCCAGGGCTATTACACCAACAAGAGGCGCGACAGCGTTGGCCCGGAGGCCGTGGGCAACGCCACCACCTCCGCCGTGGTTATTTCCTGCGTGCTGATTCTTGCGGCTGACTACATTGTTACCTCATTCTTGCTTTAA
- a CDS encoding SPOR domain-containing protein: protein MAAPLRKPRKSVVSQPSGEKRRFVIRLSGPMLALLGAILVVAVGWSFFMGFMVGRGQNPETRVEQMTSMISKDAPKAKPAPEAPAPDAAAPAAQAETADAQNPAPGAEENQAMPAGAPQPGKPGQDQKGQKAAAQAPQGKQGQQSPQGAYPFAQPSGNSLAAWGIKPGANQNAQGQGAQASAQTGAQANAQNGVQAAKPAPAKTGPQFDYVYQVAAFKSDEDADKLRTRLEGKGLRTRTQKNGKLVLVMVSIRGTEDDAFNLREDLRHMKLGVPIQISQKPVSSKPQKSGR from the coding sequence ATGGCCGCCCCCTTACGCAAACCCCGCAAATCCGTCGTTTCCCAGCCTTCGGGCGAAAAGCGCCGTTTTGTTATCCGCCTTTCGGGGCCAATGCTTGCCCTGCTGGGCGCAATCCTTGTGGTGGCAGTGGGCTGGTCATTTTTTATGGGATTCATGGTTGGGCGCGGGCAAAATCCTGAAACGCGCGTGGAGCAAATGACCAGCATGATTTCCAAGGACGCGCCCAAGGCCAAGCCTGCCCCAGAGGCCCCCGCGCCTGACGCGGCAGCTCCGGCGGCACAGGCGGAAACCGCCGATGCCCAGAATCCGGCCCCCGGCGCTGAGGAAAATCAGGCAATGCCCGCAGGCGCGCCCCAACCCGGCAAACCGGGGCAGGATCAAAAGGGGCAGAAAGCAGCCGCGCAGGCTCCCCAGGGCAAACAGGGCCAGCAATCCCCGCAGGGGGCCTATCCCTTTGCGCAACCTTCGGGCAACAGTCTGGCGGCCTGGGGCATCAAGCCCGGCGCCAACCAGAATGCGCAGGGACAGGGCGCTCAAGCCAGCGCGCAAACAGGCGCTCAGGCCAACGCCCAAAACGGGGTGCAGGCAGCAAAACCCGCACCCGCCAAGACGGGCCCTCAGTTTGATTATGTATATCAGGTGGCTGCATTCAAATCTGACGAAGACGCGGACAAGCTGCGCACCCGCCTGGAAGGCAAGGGCCTGCGCACCCGCACCCAGAAAAACGGCAAGCTCGTGCTGGTTATGGTCAGCATTCGCGGCACGGAAGACGATGCCTTCAACCTGCGTGAAGACCTGCGCCACATGAAGCTGGGCGTACCCATTCAGATTTCGCAAAAACCTGTTTCAAGCAAACCGCAAAAATCAGGGCGGTGA
- the argS gene encoding arginine--tRNA ligase, with protein sequence MRAIDTLRTALKAIIEEEGLAWPVKTVIEPPRDPKHGDLSVNSAMLLAKEAKANPRELAQKFAQKLVERCPEVSHAEAAGPGFCNVTFTQDFWHGTVADIEAAGKEYGKSTGGAGKKVLLEYVSANPTGPLHVGHGRGAAVGDSLARLLRVAGYDVNTEYYINDAGRQMRLLGLSVWLRAKELAGKPVTWPEDYYKGDYIIDIAREMLDANPALVELPDAEGQDVCYDKAMNDILNGIKDDLNEFRVEHQRWFSEKTLVEGGAVAAAFDALDSAGYTYEKDNAYWFATENLGDDKNRVLRKSDGSLTYFASDIAYHHDKFQRGYDWLIDIWGADHHGYIPRMRAAITAMGKTQDSFDVVLIQLVNLLREGQPVSMSTRAGTFETLADVIKEVGVDAARFMFLSRKSDSPLDFDLELAKQRSLDNPVYYVQYAHARICAVLRRAEERGFVLPAKADADLLHGLDTPEDMALLRKAATFEDMLASAAKSLGVHHVSTYLTELAGQLHSYYARHQVLLADDAPRTLARLALLRSIGQVLRNGLDVLGVSAPESM encoded by the coding sequence ATGCGCGCCATTGACACCCTGCGCACGGCCCTCAAGGCCATCATTGAAGAAGAAGGCCTTGCCTGGCCCGTCAAAACCGTGATTGAACCGCCCCGCGACCCCAAGCACGGCGATCTTTCCGTCAACTCCGCCATGCTGCTTGCCAAGGAAGCCAAGGCCAACCCCCGCGAGCTGGCGCAAAAGTTCGCCCAGAAGCTTGTGGAGCGCTGCCCCGAGGTGTCCCATGCCGAAGCCGCCGGCCCCGGATTCTGCAATGTGACCTTCACGCAGGATTTCTGGCACGGCACCGTGGCCGACATTGAAGCTGCGGGCAAGGAGTACGGCAAGAGCACGGGCGGCGCAGGCAAAAAGGTGCTGCTGGAATATGTTTCCGCCAACCCCACTGGTCCCCTGCATGTGGGGCATGGGCGCGGCGCTGCCGTGGGCGACAGCCTTGCCCGCCTGCTGCGCGTGGCTGGCTATGACGTAAACACCGAGTATTACATCAACGATGCCGGTCGTCAGATGCGCCTGCTGGGCCTTTCTGTATGGCTGCGCGCCAAGGAACTGGCCGGAAAGCCCGTCACCTGGCCCGAAGACTACTACAAGGGCGACTATATCATCGACATCGCCCGGGAAATGCTGGATGCCAACCCCGCCCTCGTGGAACTGCCCGACGCCGAAGGCCAGGACGTGTGCTACGACAAGGCCATGAACGACATCCTGAACGGCATCAAGGACGACCTCAACGAATTCCGCGTGGAGCACCAGCGCTGGTTCTCTGAAAAAACCCTTGTGGAAGGCGGGGCCGTTGCCGCTGCTTTTGACGCGCTTGATTCCGCCGGGTATACGTATGAAAAAGACAATGCCTACTGGTTTGCCACCGAAAATCTGGGCGACGACAAAAACCGCGTGCTGCGCAAGTCGGACGGCAGCCTGACCTACTTTGCCTCCGACATCGCCTACCATCACGACAAATTCCAGCGCGGCTACGACTGGCTCATTGATATCTGGGGCGCGGATCATCACGGCTACATCCCCCGCATGCGCGCGGCCATCACGGCCATGGGCAAAACGCAGGACAGCTTTGACGTGGTGCTTATCCAGCTGGTGAACCTGCTGCGCGAGGGCCAGCCTGTAAGCATGTCCACCCGCGCGGGCACGTTTGAAACCCTGGCTGATGTCATCAAGGAAGTGGGCGTTGACGCAGCGCGCTTCATGTTTCTTTCGCGCAAGAGCGACAGCCCGCTGGACTTTGACCTTGAACTCGCCAAGCAGCGCAGCCTCGACAACCCGGTGTACTACGTGCAGTACGCCCACGCGCGCATCTGCGCCGTGCTGCGCCGGGCTGAGGAACGCGGCTTTGTGCTGCCCGCCAAGGCGGATGCAGACCTGCTGCACGGGCTGGATACGCCCGAAGATATGGCCCTGCTGCGCAAGGCCGCCACGTTTGAAGACATGCTGGCCTCCGCCGCCAAATCGCTTGGCGTGCATCACGTGAGCACCTACCTCACGGAACTGGCCGGGCAGCTGCACAGCTACTACGCCAGGCATCAGGTGCTGCTGGCCGATGACGCGCCCCGCACCCTGGCCCGCCTTGCCCTCCTGCGCTCCATCGGTCAGGTGCTGCGCAACGGTCTGGACGTGCTTGGCGTGAGCGCCCCGGAAAGTATGTAA